The following coding sequences lie in one Eremothecium sinecaudum strain ATCC 58844 chromosome IV, complete sequence genomic window:
- the MON2 gene encoding Mon2p (Syntenic homolog of Ashbya gossypii AEL204C; Syntenic homolog of Saccharomyces cerevisiae YNL297C (MON2)): MALPSSFSAISNQLSQDLHSLSSESKRRNSEVKRASDKSLQIIRIVHSFEELERHPDFVIPFVLSCKSGNPKFTTLAMQCLQRLAIHKSIPKERIEQVLEALNDSSQLAVEIQLKVLQIIPIFFTTYGKDITGPLCAKLLLCCSNLLVTPSKSPVVVGTASATLKQLISDVFERLKYPGDGSDLYDVAVGNDEKIRVNSYRHDANLLFADLCTIHNTPGRDQSLLDRNCITEEYGLELLETVFLNYELLFLKYEDLLFLLRTKAVPLLLRSVSSSKSFPIVVRSSRCIALLIKVQYLTLLELELEVILSLLIHTLSSKSDAKQWRRILILEIFQSVFAKEGMILEIFKAYDALESRKHVITSLLETLKEMLDHEIFVDILKETPILMSNEHPLVVQESYSSRVMSLDLLDKPNAPAADQTYIVFLLLTISNSISNCIGSRAAAASQDEDRQTLDELADMYQEVYPSLFAIHKKFLYSSNLDNGSFHSLVRAFQKLAHAAGILSFDNELDQCLLVFCVATILNDNGVNSSTDSAGTQAPQTAAVLHAISDTIMRKPSTALSAKDQYKLPSRNFHQRNLSVFRALISLSISLGSTFTETNWNYTLVAWQWTAYYVYGPCSEFLSTHLNIVTPPAPNLTKNDLSTIEGSFLQLFESTKAYPDESFRVFLSCLVDSSIRLFHNNSNGFTDSKMQIDSGGNIRDCYCNSLFYVDRIRDLVMHNLNHFTDTEKGQLPWLQLVEFIVKQVSDRSLSPSLRLYVSRVFMDIVSTIVTNAEELQEPNNINFDSIGKMLLDAMCSLVDTLMDLSVSEEHIFNGVVNVEFEIYFQALRTLKSLLENFGEHLKISWSTVFKLLVSPFGIIEKGVDIIAMETNENATIVEGIRQKYKDLVQLAYEVFKLIPDNFLQNLPLTVMKDFIDTLLKFIRQNNDMNISFSSISQFWPVGDYLRTRTSKSPTAQIISTTTNKDSEVISLSKILSSKTSSELDISNALWVYLLRSLIDCTSDERLEVKKGAIHTFFRIIDSYPSFFPSWKLVSAKVIKKLLSLELTPQEYDEYADFLSITLQGLIQLYSTYFSGFLDYDWTEEWSWLFNFMKRLQSSKSFEARFIVYRSLEELLNSLHKIENLPKNIVESCYEVWSTYNVIYSQLLPSNSKRKDNINCLEQLIRCFGPLYKLLVAFNFVDAKTIEECLAVFNTAFKYPLLPEHTIDTKKPSALQLGVLGAMQQFEFDQEPTIELLIWYQLSSMVVLPFETRKRIERKLSEKLDDVSNVKIPTFEAISYQACILLGQRVTGAKGFSYQFLDEKYLLRTLKHLFEPIKAKSMIGINFENKTPLWVMSSRCFHNIYRLVFPLLSNSSATEHSDLVNELLHLYTRMLVAPLQRNPDVNIPSETEEYDISEYEAQRDLLLEFISLPLITAEHLHPFVSVLWSRSFYYAFDEIDNYVIDSCPNLQKITQSLADFDFESIVGSTKESNLLPNYKIATICLDDLIRFCQTEERSHDLIRTMSIPYLVSRIAFVLRKYISDESLLNRAPLPKVKRLELVKVLHGLNEVISRHKKTIDSEPDQLGLRLLYPLLLKTIPLSHKVEGLQDILQKLSLTFNVLFT, translated from the coding sequence ATGGCACTACCTAGTTCCTTCTCCGCAATATCGAATCAGCTTTCTCAGGACCTTCATTCATTGTCTTCGGAATCTAAAAGAAGGAACTCAGAAGTCAAACGTGCAAGTGATAAATCTTTGCAAATCATAAGAATTGTTCATAGTTTTGAGGAGTTAGAACGTCATCCTGATTTTGTAATACCATTCGTTTTATCATGCAAATCTGGGAATCCCAAATTTACTACACTTGCTATGCAATGTTTACAGCGCCTGGCGATTCATAAATCTATACCTAAAGAGCGAATTGAGCAGGTATTAGAGGCCTTGAACGATTCTAGTCAATTAGCTGTTGAAATTCAGCTAAAAGTACTGCAGATAATTCCTATATTTTTCACTACGTATGGGAAGGATATTACGGGACCCCTATGTGCTAAGCTGCTACTTTGTTGTTCTAACCTTTTAGTAACTCCTAGTAAATCTCCTGTCGTTGTAGGTACAGCTAGTGCTACTCTAAAGCAACTTATTAGTGATGTATTTGAACGGTTAAAGTATCCAGGGGATGGCTCAGATCTTTACGATGTTGCAGTGGGAAATGACGAGAAGATAAGGGTCAATAGTTACAGGCATGATGCCAATCTGCTATTTGCTGACCTGTGCACTATTCATAATACACCAGGAAGAGACCAGTCATTATTAGATAGAAATTGCATTACAGAAGAATATGGTTTGGAACTTTTAGAAACAGTCTTTCTAAATTATGAGCTCCTTTTCTTAAAGTATGAAGATCTATTATTTCTACTGAGAACTAAGGCTGTGCCTCTGCTTCTCAGATCTGTTTCTTCATCCAAAAGCTTTCCAATTGTGGTAAGAAGTTCTCGTTGTATAGCTCTACTCATAAAAGTGCAATATTTGACGCTTTTGGAACTAGAGTTGGAAGTTATATTGTCTTTGTTGATACACACATTGTCATCTAAGTCAGACGCGAAACAATGGAGAAGAATATTAATTCTCGAGATATTCCAAAGTGTTTTTGCTAAGGAAGGGATGATTTTAGAGATTTTCAAGGCTTACGATGCTCTTGAATCCCGGAAACATGTTATTACTTCGCTATTAGAGACCCTCAAAGAAATGTTAGACCATGAGATATTTGTAGACATCTTGAAGGAGACGCCGATTTTAATGAGCAATGAACATCCTTTAGTTGTGCAGGAGTCTTATTCTTCACGCGTGATGTCGTTAGATCTCTTAGATAAACCAAATGCACCAGCTGCAGACCAAACATATATTGTATTCCTATTACTGACTATTTCTAACTCAATCTCAAATTGCATTGGTTCTCgtgctgctgctgcatcCCAAGATGAAGACAGGCAAACCTTAGATGAATTAGCGGATATGTATCAAGAGGTGTATCCAAGCTTATTTGCCATCCATAAAAAGTTTCTCTATTCAAGTAATTTGGATAATGGGTCCTTTCATAGCTTGGTGCGCGCATTCCAGAAACTAGCGCATGCAGCAGGAATACTGTCATTCGACAACGAACTTGATCAGTGTCTCCTAGTATTTTGCGTAGCAACAATTCTAAATGACAATGGTGTAAACTCGTCTACTGATTCTGCCGGTACTCAGGCACCACAGACTGCCGCAGTGTTACATGCTATAAGTGACACAATAATGAGGAAGCCTTCAACAGCACTTTCTGCTAAAGATCAATATAAGTTACCTTCTAGAAACTTTCACCAAAGGAATCTGAGTGTATTTAGGGCATTAATTTCACTATCAATATCTTTGGGCTCAACTTTCACGGAGACAAATTGGAACTATACCTTAGTAGCTTGGCAATGGACTGCTTATTACGTATATGGGCCATGTTCCGAGTTTTTGAGCACCCACCTAAATATTGTTACTCCACCTGCCCCAAATTTAACCAAGAATGATCTATCTACCATAGAAGGCAGTTTTCTGCAGCTTTTTGAAAGTACAAAAGCATACCCCGATGAAAGTTTTAGAGTATTTCTCAGCTGTCTGGTTGATAGTTCAATTCGTCTTTTTCATAACAATTCAAATGGTTTCACGGACTCTAAAATGCAAATTGACTCTGGCGGAAACATTCGTGACTGCTACTGTAATAGTTTATTTTATGTGGATCGCATTCGAGACCTTGTGATGCACAATTTAAACCATTTTACTGATACGGAAAAAGGCCAGCTTCCTTGGCTTCAACTTGTGGAATTCATTGTTAAACAGGTTTCAGACCGATCTCTTTCGCCATCACTACGGTTATATGTGTCCCGGGTTTTTATGGATATTGTATCCACTATTGTTACAAACGCTGAAGAATTACAAGAGCCCAATAATATTAACTTCGATTCTATTGGTAAGATGCTGCTAGATGCTATGTGTAGTTTGGTTGACACCCTCATGGATCTCAGTGTTTCGGAAGAACATATTTTTAATGGAGTTGTGAACGTGGAATTCGAGATATACTTTCAAGCCTTACGAACTCTGAAGTCTTTGCTTGAAAACTTTGGTGAACATTTGAAGATCTCGTGGTCCACAGTATTCAAATTGCTAGTTTCTCCTTTTGGCATTATTGAGAAGGGGGTCGATATAATAGCCATGGAAACTAATGAGAATGCTACTATTGTTGAAGGCATTAGGCAAAAATACAAAGATCTTGTACAATTGGCCTATGAAGTGTTCAAGTTGATCCCTGACAATTTTTTACAAAACCTACCATTGACTGTGATGAAAGATTTCATTGATACATTATTAAAATTTATCAGACAAAATAATGACATGAATATCTCGTTTTCATCAATAAGTCAGTTTTGGCCAGTTGGAGATTACTTGCGAACGAGAACTTCAAAATCTCCTACTGCTCAAATCATCTCTACTACAACAAATAAAGATTCTGAGGTGATATCTTTATCAAAAATCCTTTCATCAAAAACTAGTTCAGAATTAGATATTTCAAACGCATTATGGGTATATTTGCTGCGTTCATTAATAGACTGTACCAGTGATGAACGTCTGGAGGTCAAGAAGGGTGCTATTCATACATTTTTCAGGATTATAGATTCATATCCGTCGTTTTTCCCCTCGTGGAAACTGGTCTCTGCCAAAGTAATAAAAAAGTTACTTTCTCTAGAGCTAACACCTCAGGAATACGATGAATATGCAGATTTCTTGTCCATAACGCTGCAAGGTTTAATCCAACTTTATTCTACCTATTTTTCTGGTTTTTTGGATTATGACTGGACTGAAGAGTGGAGTTGGTTGTTCAACTTTATGAAAAGATTACAATCTAGTAAATCATTCGAAGCTAGATTTATAGTTTACCGAAGCCTTGAAGAGCTCCTGAATTCCCTGCATAAGATTGAAAACTTACCGAAAAATATAGTTGAATCATGCTATGAGGTTTGGTCAACATACAATGTTATCTATAGTCAATTGCTTCCGTCTAACAGCAAAAGAAAAGATAATATAAACTGTTTAGAACAGTTGATTCGTTGTTTTGGGCCTCTTTATAAACTTCTGGTTGCTTTCAACTTTGTAGATGCAAAAACAATAGAAGAGTGCTTAGCGGTCTTTAATACTGCATTCAAATATCCGTTACTGCCAGAGCATACAATTGATACAAAAAAACCTTCCGCATTACAATTAGGCGTTCTGGGAGCAATGCAACAATTTGAGTTTGACCAAGAACCAACTATTGAACTACTTATATGGTATCAGTTAAGCTCCATGGTTGTTTTGCCTTTTGAAACTAGGAAACGTATTGAGAGAAAACTATCAGAAAAGTTAGATGATGTTTCTAATGTAAAAATTCCTACCTTCGAGGCCATAAGTTATCAAGCCTGTATTTTGCTAGGGCAAAGGGTTACTGGTGCAAAAGGATTTAGTTATCAATTTCTAGATGAGAAATACCTTTTAAGGACTCTAAAGCATCTATTTGAGCCTATTAAAGCTAAGTCCATGATAGGCATaaattttgaaaataaaaCTCCATTATGGGTAATGTCATCAAGGTGCTTTCACAACATTTATCGACTTGTATTTCCTCTCCTGTCCAACAGTAGTGCGACTGAACATAGCGATTTGGTCAATGAGCTACTTCATTTATACACAAGGATGCTTGTTGCTCCATTGCAACGCAATCCTGATGTGAACATCCCTTCAGAAACTGAGGAATATGACATTTCCGAATATGAAGCTCAGAGGGATCTATTATTAGAATTCATAAGTCTGCCGTTAATTACTGCTGAACACCTTCATCCATTCGTATCTGTACTATGGAGTCGGTCATTCTATTATGcatttgatgaaattgataACTACGTCATCGATTCCTGTCCCAACCTTCAAAAAATCACACAGAGTTTGGCTGATTTTGATTTCGAAAGTATAGTAGGATCTACGAAGGAATCCAACCTACTTCCAAATTATAAAATTGCAACTATTTGTTTAGATGATCTTATCCGCTTTTGTCAAACGGAAGAACGAAGCCACGATCTAATAAGGACAATGTCTATCCCATATCTGGTTTCTCGCATTGCCTTTGTCTTGAGAAAATACATCAGTGATGAATCCTTACTTAACAGAGCTCCATTGCCTAAAGTAAAGAGGCTAGAACTTGTTAAGGTACTGCATGGGCTGAACGAAGTGATATCTCGTCACAAGAAAACTATTGATTCTGAACCTGATCAATTAGGCTTGCGGCTCCTGTATCCTCTATTACTGAAGACTATACCACTATCTCATAAAGTCGAAGGATTACAAGATATTCTGCAAAAGTTGTCCTTAACTTTTAATGTATTATTTACTTAG
- the MDY2 gene encoding Mdy2p (Syntenic homolog of Ashbya gossypii AEL200C; Syntenic homolog of Saccharomyces cerevisiae YOL111C (MDY2)), with product MATSEREFISNFLTLAFLDDPALPNDYHQNAENLDSVGISLRPLKIPYENKRQKGNDADSKVVIILKSVRPPKFVHTVKFSKLATFLQVKESLRALENDLQNADIKFLLKGKVLNDLMLVQDLNSPKISLTVMVGKEKSGSSRGSSSSQVTSAEAVDKTEIAIPWEKIQATLSESIVDQEAVAEAFSRLKRGWELAK from the coding sequence ATGGCAACTTCTGAGAGGGAGTTTATTTCCAATTTCTTGACCTTGGCATTTCTAGATGACCCTGCCCTTCCAAATGATTACCATCAAAACGCTGAAAACCTCGATTCAGTCGGAATATCTTTACGTCCATTAAAAATACCATACGAAAACAAACGTCAAAAGGGTAACGATGCGGATTCCAAGGTTGTTATCATCTTGAAATCTGTTAGACCACCCAAGTTTGTGCATACCGTTAAGTTTTCAAAGCTTGCGACTTTTTTGCAGGTGAAAGAGTCGTTACGTGCACTTGAGAATGACTTACAAAATGCGGATATTAAGTTCTTATTGAAAGGTAAAGTCCTAAACGATCTGATGCTAGTTCAGGATTTGAATTCCCCTAAGATTTCCTTAACTGTAATGGTTGGTAAGGAAAAATCTGGAAGTTCTAGGGGTAGTTCGTCATCTCAGGTTACAAGCGCGGAGGCGGTTGATAAGACTGAGATTGCAATTCCATGGGAAAAAATACAGGCTACTTTATCAGAGAGTATTGTAGACCAAGAAGCTGTGGCCGAAGCCTTTTCTAGATTAAAGAGGGGATGGGAGCTTGCGAAGTGA
- the MRX6 gene encoding Mrx6p (Syntenic homolog of Ashbya gossypii AEL203W; Syntenic homolog of Saccharomyces cerevisiae YNL295W) translates to MLSARYVCSRLPRGGRLLKNIYENPRMLYSSMNERNANADKKENVDRINNNMVRGRIRTKEDIVTRLKLKAKQKNDSGLADVAAQRWIVPAVPTTGHVTLDDITAETFKVAHKPLFFGKSLSPAPERQYDMLERLMASIKEVNIVIQGENGEMVLTKVSKNGGNPLAGGQMHSSYDAFGLKNITASGEFESVPEENDVCVFRNPTVDDVKMVNIFQSAPSVAGLSSPKDFAEQNYKFIRKSYSKYKVVSDSQQLFSNNVDWISRRIEKEYYRLTDKKLVTNFPDHLIPVNSYIIRSIQSRKALKRFLRKTIHNYIHPLVNLTQSKFKKVKQGETFAKRISLRVDLVVRSLAKLLPTVKMDDHIDCVVHESPVPGFNRIIRLKPQRNTFPYIRYPSMLNKIPRYDNELGRRTKIKHKIHLASYRLENVLENS, encoded by the coding sequence ATGCTAAGTGCCAGATATGTCTGCTCAAGGCTTCCTAGAGGAGGAAGGCTGCTAAAAAATATTTATGAAAACCCTCGCATGCTATATTCTAGTATGAATGAGCGGAACGCTAACGCTGATAAGAAGGAAAATGTTGATAgaataaataataatatgGTTCGCGGTAGAATCAGAACTAAGGAAGATATTGTGACCAGGTTGAAGTTGAAGGCAAAGCAGAAGAACGATAGTGGTCTGGCTGATGTCGCTGCGCAAAGGTGGATAGTCCCGGCTGTTCCAACTACAGGTCATGTTACGTTAGATGATATAACTGCGGAAACATTCAAAGTGGCTCATAAGCCTTTATTCTTTGGGAAATCCCTGAGTCCAGCACCAGAGAGGCAGTATGACATGTTAGAGAGGCTTATGGCAAGCATTAAGGAAGTAAACATTGTAATTCAAGGAGAAAACGGCGAAATGGTTTTGACCAAAGTCTCCAAGAACGGTGGGAACCCGCTGGCAGGAGGTCAAATGCACTCAAGCTACGATGCTTTCGGTTTAAAAAATATTACTGCTTCAGGGGAGTTTGAAAGTGTTCCTGAAGAAAATGACGTATGTGTATTTCGTAACCCTACTGTTGACGACGTCAAGATGGTAAATATATTCCAGTCTGCTCCTTCAGTAGCCGGATTGTCTTCACCTAAGGATTTTGCAGAACAAAATTACAAATTTATTCGTAAAAGCTATTCAAAATACAAAGTGGTTAGCGACAGTCAGCAACTTTTTAGTAACAATGTCGATTGGATATCGAGACGTATTGAAAAAGAGTACTATAGGCTCACAGACAAGAAACTGGTAACAAATTTTCCGGACCACCTTATCCCCGTAAACTCATACATTATAAGAAGCATTCAATCGAGAAAAGCGCTCAAGCGTTTCCTAAGGAAAACTATTCACAATTACATTCATCCGCTCGTAAATTTAACTCAGAGTAAATTTAAGAAAGTGAAACAAGGAGAGACATTTGCCAAACGGATTTCGCTTAGGGTTGATCTCGTAGTAAGGAGCCTTGCGAAATTGCTTCCCACCGTCAAGATGGATGATCACATTGATTGTGTCGTTCATGAAAGTCCTGTTCCTGGTTTTAATAGGATTATTCGTCTGAAGCCACAAAGGAATACATTTCCCTATATTAGGTACCCCAGTATGTTAAATAAAATACCGCGTTACGACAACGAACTTGGAAGAAGAACTAAAATCAAACATAAAATACACCTGGCCAGCTACAGGTTAGAAAATGTCCTCGAAAACTCCTAA
- the RIM21 gene encoding Rim21p (Syntenic homolog of Ashbya gossypii AEL202C; Syntenic homolog of Saccharomyces cerevisiae YNL294C (RIM21)), with the protein MVFLIEWRVPYEKIAYETRKTLQLGEGVLVSDILPNGFMKVDAMDFSAYNDAGDPAYSSFVRYADSAAWLPEIWEDWKRYTQVHHNARPFRRGVFMMLQYLTSSLAVILFLTVVGFLSTSNRAVHGVSRLLRFASLLASIKSIVLTAEVLRRLHQHYVSEGIIPFNTVMSVLWKYKIFAVLDVLTVFAFQLCQVQIVMRFYDRVKEKRFISVCGVILSLISQILWIIPICVINRGQSPKQMDHGSVNVLSPFVFLIRVALAGSYASLLGLQIFTKRQFCFQGLQMILLTLLTVCVVLFQPVLFFFDLVRVWFDNSNEIFSTVWYMCSTVIVWEWYDRVDVLEAKLQTQSIMGRPIYEDEEHFYYYVKYALRAQFTKTNSNSNYSRLGRSNSPGGFIDDSVITGQDLSTSHPMEYDQNSVIVLKTRRDVWDRIRAIRDGVTYYTDRVFVKSLGNWSLNWKHESEEDRSKNRVIKRLGLDQSNDTYLYRTKDVDFDNLNQS; encoded by the coding sequence ATGGTATTCCTGATTGAGTGGAGGGTACCATATGAGAAGATTGCTTATGAGACTCGTAAGACCTTGCAGTTGGGAGAGGGGGTGCTCGTGTCGGATATCTTACCGAATGGGTTTATGAAGGTTGACGCAATGGATTTCAGTGCTTATAATGATGCGGGCGATCCAGCGTATTCATCGTTTGTAAGATATGCAGACAGTGCTGCATGGTTGCCTGAGATATGGGAAGACTGGAAGAGGTATACGCAAGTCCATCACAATGCAAGGCCATTTAGACGTGGTGTTTTCATGATGCTACAGTATTTAACTTCAAGTTTAGCTGTTATTTTGTTTTTGACAGTAGTTGGATTTCTTAGTACCTCGAATCGAGCTGTGCATGGGGTTTCAAGATTGCTGCGTTTTGCATCGCTTTTGGCAAGTATTAAGTCCATTGTGTTAACAGCGGAAGTCTTACGACGGTTACATCAGCATTACGTTTCCGAAGGTATTATTCCCTTTAACACTGTGATGAGTGTGCTTTGGAAGTATAAGATTTTTGCAGTGCTGGATGTTCTAACAGTTTTCGCGTTCCAGTTGTGCCAAGTACAAATTGTGATGAGGTTCTACGATAGGGTCAAAGAAAAACGATTTATTTCAGTATGCGGAGTGATACTATCACTTATCTCGCAGATACTCTGGATAATTCCCATATGTGTAATTAATCGTGGTCAGAGTCCCAAGCAGATGGATCATGGTAGCGTGAATGTGCTGTCACCGTTTGTTTTCCTTATTAGAGTCGCCCTTGCGGGATCTTATGCGAGTTTGTTGGGACTTCAAATATTCACGAAGAGACAGTTTTGTTTTCAAGGACTTCAAATGATACTACTGACACTGTTGACAGTTTGTGTGGTACTATTTCAGCCTGTATTATTCTTTTTTGATCTGGTCCGGGTATGGTTTGACAACTCGAACGAGATATTCAGCACCGTTTGGTATATGTGCTCTACAGTCATTGTATGGGAATGGTACGACCGTGTGGATGTTTTAGAAGCGAAATTACAAACTCAAAGTATTATGGGAAGGCCTATCTATGAAGATGAGGAGCATTTCTATTATTATGTGAAGTATGCTTTGAGAGCGCAATTTACGAAGACCAATAGCAACTCAAATTATTCAAGGTTAGGAAGAAGTAATTCGCCTGGTGGGTTTATTGATGATTCTGTCATTACAGGCCAGGACCTTTCCACATCTCATCCCATGGAATATGATCAAAACTCTGTCATTGTCCTAAAAACGCGAAGGGACGTATGGGATAGAATCCGAGCTATTCGAGACGGTGTTACATATTATACAGACAGGGTATTTGTCAAAAGTTTGGGGAATTGGTCTCTGAATTGGAAGCACGAGAGTGAGGAGGATAGAAGCAAGAACCGTGTAATAAAAAGGCTTGGACTCGATCAGAGTAACGATACATATTTGTATAGAACGAAAGATGTAGACTTTGATAACTTAAATCAAAGTTAA
- the MSB3 gene encoding Rab GTPase-activating protein MSB3 (Syntenic homolog of Ashbya gossypii AEL201W; Syntenic homolog of Saccharomyces cerevisiae YNL293W (MSB3) and YOL112W (MSB4)), translating to MLRVTGVYNCEVASPSVPNLTTEIENGNGKFRHVKDKEGNSNSSVPAAGAGSTRRRTRSLQREDNLSLLDLYDGFDELVEGGVATAEESYVKKGGPEQLAANKAPVEREVTAHISAVNGKTTEVKVLNGNSDGRLAVRGRGYTVSELQRVGNSNELQEADGSSRQKAPLKNESRQLFMSSAMTVGSINTVPISIASAASTATSVPMSSQSARNVAHQSYDSHYDRYGFKKQSPYIAEGEYNTWWEQYSKYCVRRKHKWKALLAKSGLAVVNDNPDRFPSRSEKLKRYVRKGIPAEWRGNAWWYFARGQEKLNKNKGVYDKLLARMEEPNDHPSLKDLDVIERDLNRTFPDNIHFQRPPDSEEEAPMIKSLRRVLVAFSIYNPRIGYCQSMNFLAGLLLLFMDEERAFWMLVTITSRYLPGVHNVNLEGVNVDQGVLLLCIKEYLPEFWNRIYPASYPKKATNSNDFLYRLPPMTLCTASWFMSCFVGTVPIETTLRIWDCLFYEESHILFKISLSIIKLSEPEFPQRQRRTKNKDDEDMEIFQIIQTFPKSLIDPNEIFDKVIFKKRLRFNSLNQEEIDRCRKYVISQRQKLKNFTEVVGNCVQDNGRDLRIHHDIVTEALSSEEYGFRRSLTGIHWNNSIKERVRQLSKRR from the coding sequence ATGTTGAGGGTGACAGGTGTGTACAATTGTGAGGTTGCTTCTCCATCAGTACCTAATCTGACGACTGAGATAGAAAATGGGAATGGAAAGTTTCGACATGTAAAAGACAAAGAAGGTAATAGCAACTCCTCAGTGCCAGCTGCTGGTGCTGGGAGTACTAGGAGGAGAACCAGGTCTTTGCAGCGAGAGGACAATCTTAGTTTGTTGGATCTTTATGACGGTTTTGACGAACTCGTTGAAGGCGGCGTGGCGACAGCAGAAGAAAGTTACGTCAAAAAAGGCGGCCCTGAGCAATTGGCGGCTAATAAGGCTCCAGTTGAGCGAGAAGTTACTGCTCATATATCAGCTGTTAATGGAAAGACTACTGAAGTGAAAGTTTTGAACGGAAATTCTGATGGCCGACTTGCCGTAAGGGGCCGAGGCTACACAGTAAGTGAATTACAAAGAGTAGGCAATTCTAACGAGCTACAAGAGGCAGATGGATCATCAAGACAGAAAGCACCTCTCAAAAACGAATCCAGGCAGCTTTTTATGAGTAGTGCTATGACGGTTGGGTCCATTAATACTGTCCCCATTAGCATAGCTTCTGCTGCTTCTACTGCGACATCAGTCCCAATGAGCTCTCAGTCTGCAAGGAATGTAGCCCACCAAAGCTATGACTCTCATTACGACAGATATGGCTTCAAAAAGCAATCGCCGTATATTGCGGAGGGAGAGTATAACACGTGGTGGGAACAGTATTCCAAATATTGTGTACGAAGGAAGCATAAATGGAAGGCCCTTCTTGCAAAGTCGGGTCTAGCGGTTGTGAACGATAACCCGGACCGCTTCCCCTCAAGGTCTGAAAAGTTGAAGAGGTATGTGAGGAAAGGTATACCTGCAGAATGGAGGGGCAATGCGTGGTGGTATTTTGCTCGCGGCCAAGAGAAGTTGAACAAAAACAAAGGTGTTTATGATAAACTATTGGCGAGAATGGAGGAACCCAATGATCATCCATCTTTGAAGGACCTAGATGTGATAGAGCGTGACTTAAATAGGACTTTTCCTGATAATATTCATTTCCAAAGGCCCCCAGattctgaagaagaagcacCGATGATCAAGTCCTTGAGAAGAGTTCTTGTTGCTTTTTCAATTTATAATCCTAGAATTGGCTATTGTCAATCAATGAACTTTTTGGCAGGGCTGTTGTTGCTCTTTATGGACGAGGAAAGAGCGTTCTGGATGTTAGTGACTATTACATCCAGATATCTACCTGGTGTTCACAATGTGAACTTAGAAGGTGTCAATGTTGATCAAGGCGTTTTGCTGCTCTGTATTAAGGAATACTTGCCCGAATTCTGGAACAGAATATATCCAGCATCATACCCTAAAAAAGCAACTAACAGTAACGATTTCTTATACAGATTACCGCCTATGACATTATGTACCGCTAGTTGGTTCATGAGCTGCTTTGTTGGCACGGTACCGATAGAAACTACGTTGAGAATTTGGGATTGCCTCTTCTACGAAGAGTCCCATATTCTCTTCAAGATTTCGCTATCTATTATAAAATTGAGCGAACCTGAGTTTCCTCAACGCCAAAGGCGTACCAAAAATAAAGATGACGAAGACATGGAGATTTTCCAGATTATTCAGACGTTCCCCAAAAGTCTAATAGACCCCAACGAGATCTTTGATAAGGTTATTTTCAAGAAAAGACTGAGATTCAACAGTTTGAACCAAGAAGAGATCGACCGTTGTCGCAAGTATGTGATTTCTCAGAGGCAAAAACTGAAGAATTTCACTGAAGTTGTAGGCAACTGTGTTCAGGACAACGGCAGGGACCTTAGAATTCACCATGATATAGTTACAGAAGCCTTATCTTCTGAAGAATACGGTTTCAGAAGGAGTCTAACCGGCATCCATTGGAATAACAGTATTAAAGAAAGGGTCAGGCAACTTAGTAAAAGAAGGTAA